A window from Streptomyces sp. NBC_00271 encodes these proteins:
- a CDS encoding helix-turn-helix transcriptional regulator — protein sequence MGGVPEGHSGWTFLTNHARVLAAIADDPGTRIRDIAARCRLTERAVQKIISDLEQNGYLTHTRQGRSNRYRIEEGTVLRHPADAGLTVAGLLAALDQHENPHETRPGQGAGHGSDGTEESPDDDSMTATKSVHAGRHRVKS from the coding sequence ATGGGTGGAGTACCTGAGGGACACAGTGGCTGGACCTTCCTGACCAATCACGCCCGAGTGCTGGCCGCGATCGCCGACGATCCGGGCACCCGTATCCGTGACATCGCCGCGCGATGCCGGCTCACCGAGCGCGCTGTCCAGAAGATCATTTCCGATCTTGAGCAGAACGGCTATCTCACCCACACCCGGCAGGGCCGCTCGAATCGCTACCGCATCGAAGAGGGAACCGTCCTCCGGCACCCGGCCGACGCCGGCCTCACCGTGGCGGGCCTGCTGGCCGCCCTCGACCAGCACGAGAACCCCCACGAAACCCGGCCCGGGCAGGGGGCCGGACATGGGAGCGATGGCACGGAGGAGTCTCCTGACGATGACAGCATGACGGCCACGAAATCCGTTCATGCCGGCCGTCACCGAGTGAAGTCATGA
- a CDS encoding nuclear transport factor 2 family protein: MTDNAQATAVPGWVLKFMDAIDTLEFGEGFAPLSEDTDMFFGTAHIHGVEAIKEFFIKIDAPLNITHEVLEFWTAGDGVRLLRGEATMARKTEPTKWCAPRSCTSSTSTRKSRFASGHSASPRARFRPMP; the protein is encoded by the coding sequence ATGACAGACAACGCACAAGCGACGGCCGTGCCCGGCTGGGTCCTGAAGTTCATGGACGCCATCGACACCCTGGAGTTCGGTGAGGGCTTCGCGCCACTGTCCGAAGACACCGACATGTTCTTCGGCACCGCACACATCCACGGCGTCGAGGCCATCAAGGAGTTCTTCATCAAGATCGACGCGCCGCTGAACATCACCCACGAGGTCCTGGAGTTCTGGACCGCGGGCGACGGCGTCCGCCTGCTGCGCGGCGAAGCGACCATGGCCAGGAAGACCGAACCGACCAAGTGGTGCGCGCCCCGTTCATGCACATCTTCTACCTCGACCAGGAAGAGCCGGTTCGCATCCGGACACTCCGCATCACCGCGGGCCCGCTTCAGACCGATGCCGTGA
- a CDS encoding transposase family protein: MASKTIEDVLIPGIAVRVERVSDSSGALAVDAVSTGRPGQCPDCRKQARRVHSSHQRSLDERPLGSRRIVVRLRVRRYFCDRKQCSLKTFVEQVPGLTERHRRSSTGLTGWLRSIAVELGGRPAVRLCRRLRLAAGRTRLLRLLTAPPFQSRAPRVLGVDEFAFRKGCTYGAVLVDVEAGRVVGAPVDNDEP; this comes from the coding sequence GTGGCGAGCAAGACGATAGAGGATGTGCTGATTCCCGGGATCGCTGTACGAGTGGAGCGTGTCAGCGACTCCTCCGGCGCGCTGGCGGTGGATGCGGTGTCCACCGGTCGGCCGGGCCAGTGCCCAGACTGCCGGAAGCAGGCGAGACGCGTGCACAGCTCGCACCAACGCAGCCTCGACGAACGGCCGTTGGGCTCTCGGCGGATTGTGGTCCGTCTCCGGGTGCGCCGGTACTTCTGCGACCGGAAACAGTGCTCCCTGAAGACGTTCGTCGAGCAGGTGCCGGGCCTAACCGAGCGGCACCGCCGGTCGAGCACCGGGCTGACGGGGTGGCTGCGGTCGATCGCGGTGGAGCTGGGCGGCCGTCCGGCGGTACGGCTGTGCCGTCGTCTGCGGCTGGCCGCGGGGCGCACCCGGCTGCTCAGGCTGCTGACCGCGCCACCATTTCAAAGCCGTGCCCCGCGGGTGCTGGGGGTCGACGAGTTCGCCTTCCGCAAAGGCTGCACCTACGGCGCCGTTCTGGTCGATGTCGAGGCCGGCCGGGTCGTGGGTGCACCTGTCGATAACGATGAGCCCTGA
- a CDS encoding DUF6480 family protein, with translation MTTPDPDPTRTPRTEPRRGVSPGETPPAEGGIYGISYPEPPGVGKGWGPMALALIMAVVVLIAIGLIAMVVALIV, from the coding sequence ATGACGACTCCTGACCCCGACCCGACGCGAACTCCGAGAACCGAACCGCGCCGCGGTGTGTCACCCGGTGAGACACCGCCCGCCGAAGGGGGCATTTATGGCATCTCCTATCCGGAGCCACCCGGGGTGGGCAAGGGATGGGGACCGATGGCACTCGCCCTGATCATGGCGGTGGTGGTACTGATAGCGATCGGACTGATCGCCATGGTGGTGGCCCTGATCGTGTAA
- a CDS encoding ANTAR domain-containing protein → MQEHLPSSQAGGADEAVHETQADGTVGAHTSPFLKVAAYPAGERTVVAVAGELDIDTEQALRHALREALAKSVHGLDLDLAGVDFCDCSGLNVLVHIRRLALVEAKTVRIQTAGMAVEHLLTLTRTWPLFPHPDDVGPGMATNGQGMRTGTTPSPVEEDGLPEDVEEDLRIEISQLKRAMQTRPVIDLARGVLMASFGLNAEDAWSVLVEASQRTNTKLHHLAQELVGAVNDAPLSDRLQQGISAAVTETLNPLSPNHRRHDWTSPASRPAPRNSDRSAP, encoded by the coding sequence ATGCAAGAACATCTGCCTTCTTCCCAGGCGGGGGGCGCAGACGAAGCCGTCCACGAGACGCAAGCGGATGGCACGGTTGGAGCCCACACCTCGCCGTTCCTGAAGGTCGCGGCATACCCCGCCGGCGAGCGGACGGTCGTGGCGGTCGCAGGTGAACTCGACATCGACACGGAGCAGGCGCTGCGGCACGCCCTGCGTGAAGCGCTGGCCAAGTCGGTCCACGGCCTCGACCTCGACCTCGCCGGGGTCGACTTCTGTGACTGCTCCGGCCTCAACGTCCTGGTGCACATCCGCCGCCTGGCCCTGGTAGAGGCCAAGACGGTCCGCATCCAGACCGCGGGGATGGCGGTCGAGCACCTGCTCACACTTACCCGCACCTGGCCGCTCTTCCCGCACCCGGATGATGTCGGTCCGGGCATGGCCACCAACGGCCAGGGCATGCGTACCGGTACCACCCCCAGCCCCGTGGAGGAGGACGGGTTGCCCGAGGATGTCGAGGAGGACCTGCGCATCGAAATCAGCCAGCTCAAACGGGCCATGCAAACCAGGCCGGTCATCGATCTGGCCCGCGGAGTCCTGATGGCCTCCTTCGGCCTGAACGCCGAGGACGCCTGGAGCGTCCTGGTCGAGGCCTCGCAGCGCACCAACACCAAACTCCATCACCTGGCCCAGGAGTTGGTGGGAGCGGTCAACGATGCTCCGCTGTCCGACCGGTTGCAGCAGGGGATCTCCGCGGCGGTCACCGAAACCCTCAACCCCCTCTCCCCGAATCACCGACGCCATGACTGGACCTCTCCCGCCAGCAGACCCGCGCCACGGAACAGCGACAGATCCGCGCCGTGA
- a CDS encoding GNAT family N-acetyltransferase gives MSDHEPREPRAAYTELADQEVRSLRVRYCRLRTVGGEPVAELEVLSFQLRFGAVAVAAEGIGGVETQPEFRRQGHMSRLLRQALAGMAQRVDVAFVSNGIEGVYEQFGFIGAVAEGHLVIPVRNVEQAVGDDLGTAVPGIRSSSPADLPAMIRMYNTAHAQRPWTHARHPGWNRLIPQATWKPGSQTLVLQTDGAAAGYAVLEGRAFGDPLGSLTVDELVAENAAAARLLLMAIARLCWKRRLSEFTVREPADSLTGRVARHMGCTYQQRFPPSGGMMAAVLNRSSLVRKLEPELRRRAAVQQSDKAYDRAFDALRRGDLFPDDKALIRLLLGYWSTDDAYVHGMSVPERYRDLCTAWFPRGGTQSLPTPYAHRLDRY, from the coding sequence GTGTCGGATCATGAGCCAAGAGAGCCAAGAGCCGCCTACACCGAACTCGCGGATCAGGAAGTGCGCAGTCTGCGAGTGCGTTACTGCCGGTTGCGGACCGTTGGAGGTGAACCGGTCGCCGAGCTGGAGGTGCTCTCTTTCCAACTGCGGTTCGGTGCGGTGGCCGTTGCAGCAGAAGGCATCGGTGGCGTGGAAACCCAGCCCGAGTTCCGACGTCAGGGGCACATGAGTCGACTCCTCCGACAGGCGTTGGCCGGCATGGCACAGCGGGTGGACGTCGCCTTCGTATCCAACGGTATCGAGGGGGTGTACGAGCAGTTCGGTTTCATCGGAGCCGTCGCCGAAGGGCACCTGGTCATCCCCGTGCGCAACGTCGAACAGGCGGTGGGAGACGATCTGGGTACGGCCGTCCCGGGCATCCGCAGCAGCTCTCCGGCCGATCTCCCGGCGATGATCCGCATGTACAACACCGCGCACGCCCAGCGGCCCTGGACCCACGCACGGCACCCAGGCTGGAACCGGCTCATTCCCCAGGCCACGTGGAAGCCCGGGTCGCAGACCCTGGTCCTGCAGACCGATGGTGCTGCCGCCGGCTATGCCGTGCTGGAGGGCCGAGCGTTCGGCGACCCCCTGGGTTCGCTGACCGTGGACGAACTGGTTGCCGAGAATGCCGCCGCGGCACGCCTGCTGCTCATGGCCATCGCCCGACTCTGCTGGAAACGGCGTCTGAGCGAATTCACCGTGCGGGAGCCGGCCGACAGCCTCACCGGCCGAGTGGCTCGCCATATGGGCTGCACCTACCAGCAGAGATTTCCGCCGAGCGGCGGGATGATGGCCGCCGTCTTGAACCGCTCGTCCCTGGTGCGGAAGCTCGAGCCCGAGCTGCGGCGCCGGGCTGCCGTGCAGCAGTCGGACAAGGCCTACGACAGGGCGTTCGACGCGCTGCGACGCGGCGATCTGTTCCCCGATGACAAGGCGCTCATCCGGCTGCTTCTTGGCTACTGGTCGACCGATGACGCATACGTGCACGGCATGTCGGTCCCCGAACGGTACCGGGATCTATGCACGGCTTGGTTCCCCCGAGGCGGCACACAGTCTCTGCCGACCCCGTACGCCCACCGCCTGGATCGGTATTAG
- a CDS encoding SpoIIE family protein phosphatase/ATP-binding protein produces MAGQVFLLQVVIVVLLVVAAVAAVVLQTSSDALQRGRRESVVAAQSFASAPGTAEALRSPDPTAVLQPRAEEVRKRTGVDFVVAMNTRGIRYTYPYPREIGKKFVGTIAPALKGHTVVEQAGGPPLPAGKGTAVQAVVPVTDSRGEVVGLVSAGITVKNVAALWLPQLPIILGSGAATLALSMTGTTLVARRLRRQTHGLAPAELAQLYEHHDAVLHAVREGVLITDTDGRLLLANDETRRLLDLPADVQGRPVRELGLPEPITRLLSSPEVVTDEVHLAGDRLLAVNKRPTYPQADRGGSVVTLRDTTELAAVSGRAEVARERLKLLYEAGVRIGTTLDVGRTAQELADVAAPQFADLVTVDLLDAVLRGWEPTAEGWRHLRRAAIGGEQRMIPVYPLGKVITFSRRTPQMRTLQERRVMLEADLRQAHGWREQDPERARKALECGLRSLVTVPLQARNVPLGVVNFYRTVDSPAFQPEDLSFAEELAVRAALAIDNARRFTREHAMAVTLQRSLLPRAHPDQDALEVAWRYLPAEAGVGGDWFDVIPLPGARVALVMGDVVGHGLHAAATMGRLRTAVHNFSTLDLPVDEVLGKLDDLVVSMDNEENASGAAEGHEGEGVTGATCLYAVYDPVAGACTMARAGHPEPVLVRPDGTVTCPGVPASTPLGLGGYPFETAELSLPEGSQLVLYTDGLVEDRTHDIDVGMERLRRALDGSGRRTPEETCQAVIDALKPSHSSDDIALLAARTRIFPPSRVAEWDVPSDPAAVPSVRARCRETLREWGLEEVGFATELILSELITNAIRYGLPPVGVRLLHGRCLICEVSDGSGTSPRLRRAATTDEGGRGLFLVAQFAQRWGTRYTTRGKVIWTEQFLHDGTSAVPSRTPVDFLLDQFDDLDA; encoded by the coding sequence ATGGCCGGTCAGGTATTCCTTCTCCAGGTCGTCATCGTGGTCCTGCTGGTCGTGGCCGCGGTGGCGGCCGTGGTGCTCCAGACGTCGAGTGACGCGCTGCAACGGGGGCGTCGTGAGTCGGTCGTCGCGGCCCAGTCGTTCGCGTCTGCCCCTGGCACGGCCGAGGCGCTGCGGAGCCCTGATCCGACGGCGGTGCTCCAGCCGCGGGCCGAGGAGGTGCGGAAACGCACGGGTGTGGACTTCGTCGTCGCCATGAACACGCGGGGGATTCGTTACACGTATCCCTATCCGCGGGAGATCGGCAAGAAGTTTGTCGGCACGATCGCACCGGCGCTGAAGGGCCATACCGTCGTCGAGCAGGCCGGCGGGCCGCCTCTGCCCGCGGGCAAAGGGACGGCCGTGCAGGCCGTGGTCCCGGTGACCGACTCGCGCGGCGAGGTGGTCGGCCTGGTCTCTGCCGGAATCACGGTCAAGAACGTGGCGGCACTGTGGCTGCCGCAGCTGCCGATCATCCTGGGGAGCGGCGCGGCCACGCTGGCGCTGTCCATGACGGGAACGACGCTGGTGGCCCGGCGGCTGCGGCGGCAGACGCACGGCCTGGCCCCGGCGGAGCTGGCGCAGCTGTACGAGCACCACGACGCGGTCCTGCACGCGGTGCGGGAAGGAGTGCTGATCACCGACACCGACGGACGACTGCTGTTGGCCAACGACGAGACGAGGCGTCTGCTCGACCTGCCGGCGGACGTGCAGGGGCGCCCGGTGCGGGAGCTGGGACTGCCGGAGCCGATCACGCGTCTGCTGTCGTCGCCGGAGGTGGTCACCGATGAGGTGCATCTCGCAGGGGACCGATTGCTGGCGGTCAACAAGCGGCCAACGTACCCCCAGGCCGACCGGGGAGGCAGCGTGGTGACCCTGCGGGACACCACGGAGCTGGCGGCGGTCTCGGGGCGGGCCGAGGTCGCGCGGGAGCGGCTGAAGCTGCTGTACGAGGCCGGGGTGCGGATTGGCACGACGCTGGACGTGGGACGTACGGCGCAGGAACTGGCCGACGTTGCGGCGCCGCAGTTCGCCGACCTGGTGACGGTGGACCTGCTCGACGCGGTACTGCGGGGGTGGGAGCCGACGGCGGAGGGCTGGCGGCATCTGCGCCGGGCGGCGATCGGCGGTGAGCAGCGGATGATCCCGGTGTATCCGCTGGGCAAAGTGATCACGTTCTCGCGCCGAACGCCGCAAATGCGGACGCTGCAGGAGCGACGGGTCATGCTGGAGGCGGACCTGCGGCAGGCACATGGCTGGCGGGAGCAGGATCCGGAGCGCGCCCGCAAGGCCCTGGAGTGCGGGTTGCGTTCGTTGGTGACCGTACCGCTGCAGGCGCGGAACGTGCCGCTGGGCGTGGTGAACTTCTACCGGACAGTGGATTCCCCGGCGTTCCAGCCGGAGGATCTCTCCTTCGCGGAGGAACTGGCCGTGCGGGCGGCCCTGGCCATCGACAATGCTCGGAGGTTCACCCGGGAGCACGCGATGGCGGTGACGCTGCAGCGCAGTCTGTTGCCGCGGGCACATCCGGATCAGGACGCACTGGAGGTGGCCTGGCGGTATCTGCCCGCGGAGGCGGGGGTGGGCGGGGACTGGTTCGACGTCATCCCGCTTCCGGGCGCTCGGGTGGCCCTGGTCATGGGTGACGTCGTCGGTCACGGGCTGCACGCGGCGGCGACGATGGGCCGGCTGCGCACCGCGGTGCACAACTTCTCCACCCTGGACCTCCCCGTTGACGAGGTGCTCGGGAAACTGGATGACCTCGTTGTCAGCATGGACAACGAGGAGAACGCGAGCGGTGCCGCGGAGGGCCACGAGGGGGAGGGGGTGACCGGAGCGACCTGTCTCTACGCGGTCTACGACCCGGTGGCGGGGGCCTGCACGATGGCTCGTGCGGGACACCCGGAACCGGTGTTGGTGCGTCCGGACGGGACGGTCACCTGTCCTGGCGTCCCGGCTTCGACGCCGCTCGGCCTGGGCGGCTACCCCTTCGAGACCGCCGAGCTCTCCTTGCCAGAGGGTTCACAACTGGTGCTGTACACCGACGGCCTGGTGGAGGACCGCACCCACGACATCGACGTCGGGATGGAGAGGCTGCGCCGGGCATTGGACGGTTCCGGGCGCCGCACTCCGGAGGAGACGTGTCAGGCGGTGATCGACGCGCTGAAGCCGTCACACTCCTCCGACGACATCGCGCTGCTGGCGGCGCGTACGCGGATATTCCCGCCTTCGCGCGTGGCCGAGTGGGACGTGCCGTCGGACCCGGCGGCGGTTCCCTCTGTGCGGGCGCGGTGCAGGGAGACGTTGCGGGAGTGGGGACTGGAGGAGGTCGGATTCGCCACGGAACTGATCCTCAGCGAGCTGATCACGAACGCGATCCGGTACGGCTTGCCGCCGGTCGGTGTGCGGCTGCTGCACGGACGCTGTCTGATCTGCGAGGTGTCGGACGGCAGCGGCACCTCGCCGCGCCTACGGCGGGCGGCGACCACGGACGAAGGCGGGCGGGGGCTGTTTCTGGTGGCACAGTTCGCCCAGCGATGGGGAACGCGGTACACGACCCGCGGCAAGGTCATCTGGACAGAACAGTTTCTCCACGACGGCACATCCGCCGTCCCGAGCCGGACACCGGTCGACTTTCTTCTCGACCAGTTCGATGATCTCGACGCGTGA
- a CDS encoding winged helix-turn-helix transcriptional regulator, translating to MPDHGSHVTFQHGQEFLAAISERWNYQILREVFFGIGRFGELKRALGISANILTARLNSLTELGLLTKRAYRPDKPWYEYELTGITLLVSKHY from the coding sequence GTGCCCGACCATGGGAGCCACGTCACCTTCCAGCACGGACAGGAGTTCCTGGCCGCGATCTCCGAGCGCTGGAACTACCAGATCCTTCGGGAGGTGTTCTTCGGCATCGGCCGGTTCGGCGAACTCAAGCGAGCCCTGGGTATCTCGGCGAACATCCTGACCGCGCGGCTCAACAGCCTGACCGAGCTGGGCCTGCTCACCAAACGCGCCTACCGCCCGGACAAGCCCTGGTACGAGTACGAGCTCACCGGCATAACGCTACTAGTTTCAAAGCACTACTAG
- a CDS encoding alpha/beta fold hydrolase produces MLAGEEDSQFPVHVVRKMADAIEGSTFRVLQHTAHLAARENPEGVNAEIDAFLAALPAAA; encoded by the coding sequence ATCCTCGCCGGCGAGGAGGACAGCCAGTTCCCCGTGCACGTGGTGCGGAAAATGGCTGACGCCATCGAGGGAAGCACCTTCCGTGTGCTCCAGCACACCGCCCACCTCGCCGCCCGCGAGAACCCCGAAGGCGTCAACGCCGAGATCGACGCCTTCCTCGCCGCCCTGCCCGCCGCGGCCTGA
- a CDS encoding alpha/beta fold hydrolase → MTTNRLEGVTEKLIPTSLSLGTIWQYQHEHFAPTHRVVLIDSPGHGKSDALRKIIDLKDCSDALVEILDTLDIDKCVLVGNSWGGMLAGVFPAYYPQRTTAAISPWPGPCAASSSAARTSTPPEHHQERTRPDPRRRGGQPVPRARGAENG, encoded by the coding sequence ATGACCACGAACCGGCTCGAAGGAGTCACCGAGAAGCTGATCCCCACCTCACTGAGCCTCGGCACCATATGGCAGTACCAGCACGAGCACTTCGCCCCGACCCACCGCGTAGTACTCATCGACAGTCCCGGACACGGCAAGTCCGACGCGCTGCGCAAGATCATTGATCTCAAGGACTGCTCCGACGCGCTCGTCGAGATCCTCGACACGCTCGACATCGACAAGTGCGTCCTGGTGGGCAACAGTTGGGGCGGCATGCTCGCCGGGGTATTCCCGGCCTACTACCCGCAGCGGACCACGGCGGCGATCAGTCCGTGGCCTGGGCCCTGCGCAGCATCCTCATCGGCCGCAAGGACGAGCACGCCGCCTGAACACCATCAGGAACGTACCCGTCCTGATCCTCGCCGGCGAGGAGGACAGCCAGTTCCCCGTGCACGTGGTGCGGAAAATGGCTGA